A stretch of the Panicum virgatum strain AP13 chromosome 9N, P.virgatum_v5, whole genome shotgun sequence genome encodes the following:
- the LOC120691723 gene encoding uncharacterized protein LOC120691723, protein MPAAAAAPAPAPHPPPAILDARTGGRILRRAAGHLLHPASLPPLLLAALLLLLFRSALLAGTLRLASFADRDPALRSLLARLSPPTPPSPPPPPHHLPRRRSPFTSPASSLSDDDVLVGPLDPAASAPSRRRNASYHHVLFTSYSAPKPYPVPLPNPIPGSASPFFLAVHNESAPPKPASPRGNELRLLDLTRRDAAAIINLLALLSSAHVLAILGYIAVHSTALGAVFASVAGRHVQEQRRGFILAGAARGARRLTGFAFLRWATRDAIVQMLCLWFFADVHDQAQLFRLFVVAKLMPFSASVNPWLAAAVAGPELDGFFVAWAVLDAVISVLFTVVPWVVVMDRDPRPPGRNAVKEGCYLVSLMATDATLLKCWETVVCGSMGRLIMVTFGGKVLGGFLHAIAEVYFMVVWLFFFFAARCKEVRLGGRQFGLEDVSAAIDGFR, encoded by the coding sequence AtgccagctgccgccgccgcgcccgctcccgcaccgcatcctcctccggcgaTCCTGGACGCGCGCACGGGCGGCCGCATCCTGCGCCGCGCGGCAGGGCACCTCCTGCACCCTGCCTCGctcccgccgctcctcctcgcggcgcttctcctcctcctcttccgctcCGCGCTCCTCGCCGGCACGCTCCGCCTGGCCTCCTTCGCCGACCGCGACCCGGCCCTCCGCTCTCTCCTCGCCCGCCTCTCCCCTCCcaccccgccatcgccgccgcctcccccgcacCACCTCCCGCGGCGCCGCTCCCCGTTCACCTCCCCCGCATCCTCCCTTTCCGACGACGATGTCCTGGTCGGCCCCCTCGATCCCGCGGCCTCAGCCCCGTCCCGACGACGCAACGCCTCCTACCACCATGTCCTATTCACATCCTACTCCGCGCCCAAACCCTACCCGGTGCCGCTCCCCAACCCGATCCCCGGGTCCGcctcccccttcttcctcgccgtCCACAACGAATCGGCGCCGCCGAAGCCCGCCTCGCCGCGGGGCAACGAGCTCCGCTTGCTGGACTTGACCCGGCGCGACGCGGCAGCAATCATCAACCTCCTCGCGCTGCTCTCCTCCGCACACGTTCTCGCAATCCTCGGGTACATCGCCGTGCACTCCACCGCACTTGGCGCAGTGTTTGCGTCCGTCGCGGGGCGGCACGTGCAGGAGCAGCGGCGAGGGTTCATCCTCGCCGGCGCTGCCAGGGGTGCTAGGCGGCTCACGGGATTCGCGTTCCTCCGGTGGGCGACCCGGGATGCCATTGTCCAGATGCTCTGTCTCTGGTTCTTCGCCGATGTGCACGATCAGGCCCAACTTTTCAGGCTCTTTGTGGTCGCCAAGCTCATGCCATTCTCGGCATCCGTCAACCCATGGCTTGCTGCAGCAGTTGCAGGCCCAGAGCTTGATGGTTTCTTCGTCGCGTGGGCTGTGCTTGACGCAGTCATCTCGGTGTTGTTCACTGTGGTGCCATGGGTGGTTGTCATGGACCGTGATCCGCGGCCACCTGGGCGCAATGCTGTGAAGGAAGGGTGCTATCTTGTCTCTCTGATGGCAACCGATGCCACATTGCTCAAGTGCTGGGAGACAGTTGTTTGTGGCAGCATGGGGCGGCTCATCATGGTGACATTTGGTGGAAAGGTTCTTGGTGGATTTCTCCATGCGATTGCGGAGGTTTACTTCATGGTGGTGTGGctgttcttcttctttgcggCAAGGTGTAAAGAGGTGCGACTGGGGGGGCGTCAGTTTGGACTTGAGGATGTGTCAGCTGCTATTGATGGATTTAGGTAG